From one Vidua chalybeata isolate OUT-0048 unplaced genomic scaffold, bVidCha1 merged haplotype W_reject_19, whole genome shotgun sequence genomic stretch:
- the LOC128783145 gene encoding nucleolar pre-ribosomal-associated protein 1-like isoform X3 produces MHSSFYFLSQKLKQMTVCFVCVRSGICAGELRLGGKDGLKVRAGEWEKGPCWLLCSRWAESSDLGQMGWFLGVLILTSPNPQASLPGPLPLLYLLDAVQNGIRQPSLRFTFSQTLCAARVAQQILKPEEHVYIKVKEIPLSHRYLDLRKVPGFLQLFYSFDFEKTEREWILRFLGEGLRDKHCYELYVYQRIFRVILSFFSSPFWDQGSQSHILEILQSAARVTRAAHELIEDDSLLSWVLHGLEKSTLSSHPDTGPTAQEVAQ; encoded by the exons ATGCACTCAAGTTTTTACTTTCTGagccaaaagctgaagcagatgactgtttgctttgtgtgtgtgaggagtggcatttgtgctggagagctgcggCTGGGAGGAAAAGATGGACTAAAG GTCCGTGCAggagagtgggagaagggtccctgctggctgctgtgttCTCGGTGGGCAGAGAGCTCTGACCTTGGCCAGATGGGCTG GTTTCTGGGTGTTTTGATCCTGACATCACCAAACCCTCAG gcttctctccctgggccctTGCCATTGCTGTATCTCTTGGATGCCGTGCAGAATGGAATCAGGCAGCCAAGCCTCAGGTTCACCTTCTCCCAGACCCTCTGCGCGGCtcgtgtggcacagcagatcctgaagcCAG aggagCACGTGTACATAAAGGTAAAAGAGATTCCTCTGTCACACCGGTATTTGGACCTGAGGAAGGTAccaggttttctccagcttttctacagttttgattttgag AAAACAGAGCGTGAGTGGATCCTCAGGtttcttggggaagggctgcgtgACAAACATTGCTATGAGCTTTATGTCTACCAGAGGATTTTCCGggtcattctttcctttttcagcaGTCCTTTTTGGgaccagggctcccag agtcaTATTCTGGAGATATTACAAAGTGCTGCCCGTGTCAccagagctgcccatgagcTGATAGAGGATGACAGCCTCCTCTCGTGGGTCCTGCACggcttagagaaaag CACCCTCAGTTCCCATCCTGACACAGGACCTACTGCACAGGAAGTGGCACAGTAA
- the LOC128783145 gene encoding nucleolar pre-ribosomal-associated protein 1-like isoform X1 has protein sequence MHSSFYFLSQKLKQMTVCFVCVRSGICAGELRLGGKDGLKVRAGEWEKGPCWLLCSRWAESSDLGQMGWFLGVLILTSPNPQASLPGPLPLLYLLDAVQNGIRQPSLRFTFSQTLCAARVAQQILKPEEHVYIKVKEIPLSHRYLDLRKVPGFLQLFYSFDFEKTEREWILRFLGEGLRDKHCYELYVYQRIFRVILSFFSSPFWDQGSQSHILEILQSAARVTRAAHELIEDDSLLSWVLHGLEKRFLENKVINKIISLLHPLWLINLGDERKQGSISDTAVEIYYGSIWILLLLIDYININYLLSICIYMYIYLCSDNNRIIYYMLL, from the exons ATGCACTCAAGTTTTTACTTTCTGagccaaaagctgaagcagatgactgtttgctttgtgtgtgtgaggagtggcatttgtgctggagagctgcggCTGGGAGGAAAAGATGGACTAAAG GTCCGTGCAggagagtgggagaagggtccctgctggctgctgtgttCTCGGTGGGCAGAGAGCTCTGACCTTGGCCAGATGGGCTG GTTTCTGGGTGTTTTGATCCTGACATCACCAAACCCTCAG gcttctctccctgggccctTGCCATTGCTGTATCTCTTGGATGCCGTGCAGAATGGAATCAGGCAGCCAAGCCTCAGGTTCACCTTCTCCCAGACCCTCTGCGCGGCtcgtgtggcacagcagatcctgaagcCAG aggagCACGTGTACATAAAGGTAAAAGAGATTCCTCTGTCACACCGGTATTTGGACCTGAGGAAGGTAccaggttttctccagcttttctacagttttgattttgag AAAACAGAGCGTGAGTGGATCCTCAGGtttcttggggaagggctgcgtgACAAACATTGCTATGAGCTTTATGTCTACCAGAGGATTTTCCGggtcattctttcctttttcagcaGTCCTTTTTGGgaccagggctcccag agtcaTATTCTGGAGATATTACAAAGTGCTGCCCGTGTCAccagagctgcccatgagcTGATAGAGGATGACAGCCTCCTCTCGTGGGTCCTGCACggcttagagaaaag gtttctggagaacAAGGTGATAAATAAGATTATTTCCTTACTCCATCCTCTATGGCTAATAAATTTAGGAGACGAGAGAAAACAAGGATCAATCTCAGATACTGCTGTTGAGATATATTATGGATCCATATGGATTCTATTATTATTGATtgattatattaatattaattatctACTATCtatctgtatatatatgtatatatatcttTGTAGTGACAATAACAGGATTATTTATTATATGTTGCTTTAA
- the LOC128783145 gene encoding nucleolar pre-ribosomal-associated protein 1-like isoform X4, with translation MGWFLGVLILTSPNPQASLPGPLPLLYLLDAVQNGIRQPSLRFTFSQTLCAARVAQQILKPEEHVYIKVKEIPLSHRYLDLRKVPGFLQLFYSFDFEKTEREWILRFLGEGLRDKHCYELYVYQRIFRVILSFFSSPFWDQGSQSHILEILQSAARVTRAAHELIEDDSLLSWVLHGLEKRFLENKVINKIISLLHPLWLINLGDERKQGSISDTAVEIYYGSIWILLLLIDYININYLLSICIYMYIYLCSDNNRIIYYMLL, from the exons ATGGGCTG GTTTCTGGGTGTTTTGATCCTGACATCACCAAACCCTCAG gcttctctccctgggccctTGCCATTGCTGTATCTCTTGGATGCCGTGCAGAATGGAATCAGGCAGCCAAGCCTCAGGTTCACCTTCTCCCAGACCCTCTGCGCGGCtcgtgtggcacagcagatcctgaagcCAG aggagCACGTGTACATAAAGGTAAAAGAGATTCCTCTGTCACACCGGTATTTGGACCTGAGGAAGGTAccaggttttctccagcttttctacagttttgattttgag AAAACAGAGCGTGAGTGGATCCTCAGGtttcttggggaagggctgcgtgACAAACATTGCTATGAGCTTTATGTCTACCAGAGGATTTTCCGggtcattctttcctttttcagcaGTCCTTTTTGGgaccagggctcccag agtcaTATTCTGGAGATATTACAAAGTGCTGCCCGTGTCAccagagctgcccatgagcTGATAGAGGATGACAGCCTCCTCTCGTGGGTCCTGCACggcttagagaaaag gtttctggagaacAAGGTGATAAATAAGATTATTTCCTTACTCCATCCTCTATGGCTAATAAATTTAGGAGACGAGAGAAAACAAGGATCAATCTCAGATACTGCTGTTGAGATATATTATGGATCCATATGGATTCTATTATTATTGATtgattatattaatattaattatctACTATCtatctgtatatatatgtatatatatcttTGTAGTGACAATAACAGGATTATTTATTATATGTTGCTTTAA
- the LOC128783145 gene encoding nucleolar pre-ribosomal-associated protein 1-like isoform X2 gives MHSSFYFLSQKLKQMTVCFVCVRSGICAGELRLGGKDGLKVRAGEWEKGPCWLLCSRWAESSDLGQMGWFLGVLILTSPNPQASLPGPLPLLYLLDAVQNGIRQPSLRFTFSQTLCAARVAQQILKPEEHVYIKVKEIPLSHRYLDLRKVPGFLQLFYSFDFEKTEREWILRFLGEGLRDKHCYELYVYQRIFRVILSFFSSPFWDQGSQSHILEILQSAARVTRAAHELIEDDSLLSWVLHGLEKRTYCTGSGTVMDLSCLEHYFSTPCLSLTKNLFCKHKVP, from the exons ATGCACTCAAGTTTTTACTTTCTGagccaaaagctgaagcagatgactgtttgctttgtgtgtgtgaggagtggcatttgtgctggagagctgcggCTGGGAGGAAAAGATGGACTAAAG GTCCGTGCAggagagtgggagaagggtccctgctggctgctgtgttCTCGGTGGGCAGAGAGCTCTGACCTTGGCCAGATGGGCTG GTTTCTGGGTGTTTTGATCCTGACATCACCAAACCCTCAG gcttctctccctgggccctTGCCATTGCTGTATCTCTTGGATGCCGTGCAGAATGGAATCAGGCAGCCAAGCCTCAGGTTCACCTTCTCCCAGACCCTCTGCGCGGCtcgtgtggcacagcagatcctgaagcCAG aggagCACGTGTACATAAAGGTAAAAGAGATTCCTCTGTCACACCGGTATTTGGACCTGAGGAAGGTAccaggttttctccagcttttctacagttttgattttgag AAAACAGAGCGTGAGTGGATCCTCAGGtttcttggggaagggctgcgtgACAAACATTGCTATGAGCTTTATGTCTACCAGAGGATTTTCCGggtcattctttcctttttcagcaGTCCTTTTTGGgaccagggctcccag agtcaTATTCTGGAGATATTACAAAGTGCTGCCCGTGTCAccagagctgcccatgagcTGATAGAGGATGACAGCCTCCTCTCGTGGGTCCTGCACggcttagagaaaag GACCTACTGCACAGGAAGTGGCACAGTAATGGATTTGAGCTGTCTAGAACATTATTTCTCCAccccttgcctctccctgacaaaaaatctcttctgcaaaCACAAAGTGCCATGA